In [Leptolyngbya] sp. PCC 7376, a genomic segment contains:
- a CDS encoding IS1 family transposase (programmed frameshift): MTIHCPQCNAQNIIKSGFAKNRQRFKCKQCNYQFTNFSKERGKPLWMKLEAVLMYMSGMSMNATAKILGVSAQSVLNWVRDFGEANYEKPTPESAVVVELDELWHFIQEKKNKLWVWKAYDRNTGRLIDWELGSRDSRTLGHLLERFSQWQITVYCTDNWKPYQQLLENHPDAFHVISKKETIAIERNNSDNRHWFARFHRRTKVVSKSRQMVDLTMALFAKFRVNGSINLLRNWRIALLN, translated from the exons ATGACAATTCATTGTCCTCAATGTAACGCTCAAAACATTATCAAAAGTGGATTTGCTAAAAATCGTCAACGATTTAAGTGTAAGCAGTGTAATTATCAATTTACGAACTTCTCGAAAGAACGAGGGAAGCCTCTCTGGATGAAATTAGAAGCTGTATTGATGTATATGAGTGGTATGTCCATGAATGCGACAGCCAAGATTCTCGGTGTATCAGCTCAATCAGTGCTCAATTGGGTAAGAGATTTCGGTGAAGCCAATTATGAAAAGCCCACTCCTGAGTCTGCTGTCGTGGTGGAGCTAGATGAGCTATGGCATTTTATCCAAGAGA AAAAAAACAAACTTTGGGTCTGGAAAGCATATGACCGTAATACTGGGCGACTCATTGACTGGGAATTGGGAAGTCGTGATAGTCGAACTTTAGGTCATTTACTAGAGCGGTTCTCGCAATGGCAAATCACTGTCTATTGCACCGATAATTGGAAACCCTATCAACAGCTATTAGAGAATCACCCAGATGCTTTTCATGTCATTAGCAAGAAAGAGACAATAGCAATTGAGAGAAACAATTCAGATAATCGCCATTGGTTCGCTAGGTTTCATCGCAGGACGAAAGTTGTCTCAAAATCGAGACAGATGGTTGACTTGACTATGGCATTGTTTGCAAAATTCAGAGTCAATGGAAGCATTAATTTACTGCGCAACTGGCGTATAGCATTACTGAATTGA
- the fba gene encoding class II fructose-bisphosphate aldolase (catalyzes the reversible aldol condensation of dihydroxyacetonephosphate and glyceraldehyde 3-phosphate in the Calvin cycle, glycolysis, and/or gluconeogenesis), with translation MALVPMRLLLDHAAENGYGIPAFNVNNMEQILSIMQAADETNSPVILQASRGARKYAGENFLRHLVLAAVESYPHIPVAMHQDHGNSPATCYSAIRNGFTSVMMDGSLEADAKTPASFDYNVSVTAEVVKVAHSVGASVEGELGCLGSLETGMGEAEDGHGFEGALSKDQLLTDPDEAVEFVERTQVDALAVAIGTSHGAYKFTRKPTGEILAISRIAEIHDRLPNTHLVMHGSSSVPQEWLDMINAHGGAIPETYGVPVEEIQKGIKSGVRKVNIDTDNRLAITAAIREAATKDPKNFDPRHFLKPSIKYMQQVCSDRYQQFWCAGQGTKIKQIALDDFAAKYASGELTAKAAVKA, from the coding sequence ATGGCACTCGTCCCAATGCGTCTGCTCTTAGATCACGCGGCAGAGAACGGCTACGGCATTCCTGCATTCAACGTCAACAACATGGAACAGATTCTGTCCATCATGCAGGCTGCTGATGAGACAAATAGCCCTGTTATTCTCCAAGCTTCCCGTGGTGCGCGTAAGTATGCTGGCGAAAACTTCCTCCGCCACCTCGTTCTCGCAGCAGTAGAAAGCTACCCCCACATCCCCGTAGCAATGCACCAGGATCACGGCAACAGCCCTGCGACTTGCTACTCTGCTATCCGTAACGGTTTTACTTCCGTAATGATGGATGGTTCTCTCGAAGCAGATGCGAAGACTCCCGCAAGCTTCGACTACAACGTTAGCGTTACCGCTGAAGTTGTGAAGGTTGCTCACTCCGTTGGTGCATCTGTAGAAGGTGAACTCGGTTGTCTCGGCTCCCTCGAAACTGGCATGGGTGAAGCAGAAGACGGCCATGGTTTTGAAGGCGCACTCAGCAAAGACCAACTTCTCACTGATCCTGATGAAGCTGTTGAATTCGTAGAGCGTACTCAGGTTGATGCCCTTGCGGTTGCAATTGGTACTAGCCACGGTGCATACAAGTTTACTCGTAAGCCTACTGGTGAAATTCTTGCTATCAGCCGTATCGCTGAGATTCACGATCGTCTCCCCAACACTCACTTGGTAATGCACGGTTCTTCTTCCGTACCCCAAGAGTGGTTGGACATGATCAATGCTCATGGCGGTGCAATCCCTGAAACTTATGGTGTACCTGTAGAAGAAATCCAAAAGGGTATCAAGAGCGGTGTTCGCAAAGTTAACATCGACACTGACAACCGTTTGGCAATCACTGCTGCAATTCGTGAAGCTGCTACTAAGGATCCTAAGAACTTCGATCCTCGCCACTTCCTCAAGCCTTCTATCAAGTACATGCAACAAGTTTGTAGCGATCGCTATCAACAGTTCTGGTGTGCTGGTCAAGGTACTAAGATCAAGCAAATCGCTCTTGATGACTTTGCTGCGAAGTATGCAAGCGGTGAACTCACTGCTAAAGCTGCTGTTAAAGCGTAA